In Oncorhynchus clarkii lewisi isolate Uvic-CL-2024 chromosome 24, UVic_Ocla_1.0, whole genome shotgun sequence, one DNA window encodes the following:
- the LOC139382780 gene encoding adapter molecule crk-like isoform X2, giving the protein MAGNFDAEDRASWYWGRLSRQEAVSLLQGQRHGVFLVRDSITSPGDYVLSVSENSKVSHYIINSISNNRQSGAGQAPPQFRIGDQEFDALHSLLEFYKIHYLDTTTLIEPINKAKHSFLVSAGAGGPPQRLENEYVRAVFDFPGNDDEDLPFRKGDILRVLERPEEQWWNAQNLEGRAGMIPVPYVEKYRPASPTSGGPGAGGPGGVGSVDGSSVQGPPLLDPSQYAQPTPLPNLQNGPVFARAIQKRVPNAYDKTALALEVGDMVKVTKINVNGQWEGECKGKRGHFPFTHVKLLDHNNPEDE; this is encoded by the exons ATGGCCGGAAATTTTGACGCAGAGGACCGTGCAAGTTGGTACTGGGGTAGATTAAGTAGACAGGAGGCAGTTTCACTTTTACAAGGACAGAGACACGGAGTGTTTTTGGTGAGAGACTCAATTACAAGTCCAGGCGACTACGTGCTGTCAGTTTCAGAGAATTCCAAAGTCTCGCATTACATAATCAACAGCATCAGCAACAACCGGCAGTCTGGCGCAG gCCAGGCGCCTCCACAGTTCCGCATAGGGGACCAGGAGTTTGACGCCCTCCACTCGCTGCTGGAGTTCTACAAGATCCACTACCTGGACACCACCACTCTGATAGAGCCCATCAACAAGGCCAAACACTCTTTCTTGGTCAGCGCAGGTGCTGGCGGCCCGCCGCAGCGGCTGGAGAACGAGTATGTCCGTGCCGTCTTTGATTTCCCAGGCAACGACGATGAGGACCTTCCTTTCAGAAAGGGCGACATCCTGCGGGTCCTGGAGAGGCCTGAGGAGCAGTGGTGGAATGCTCAGAATTTAGAGGGGCGTGCCGGGATGATCCCTGTGCCCTACGTGGAGAAGTACCGACCGGCCTCTCCCACCTCGGGGGGCCCTGGAGCAGGGGGTCCCGGTGGGGTGGGCTCTGTAGATGGCTCCAGTGTTCAGGGCCCTCCTCTGCTAGACCCGAGCCAGTACGCCCAGCCCACACCTCTGCCCAACCTGCAGAACGGACCCGTCTTTGCCAGGGCCATCCAGAAGAGGGTGCCCAATGCCTATGACAAGACCGCCCTTGCCTTAGAG GTGGGCGACATGGTGAAGGTGACAAAGATCAACGTGAACGGCCAGTGGGAGGGCGAGTGCAAGGGCAAGCGCGGCCACTTCCCCTTCACCCACGTTAAGCTGCTGGACCATAATAACCCAGAGGACGAG TAA
- the LOC139382780 gene encoding adapter molecule crk-like isoform X1, translating into MAGNFDAEDRASWYWGRLSRQEAVSLLQGQRHGVFLVRDSITSPGDYVLSVSENSKVSHYIINSISNNRQSGAGQAPPQFRIGDQEFDALHSLLEFYKIHYLDTTTLIEPINKAKHSFLVSAGAGGPPQRLENEYVRAVFDFPGNDDEDLPFRKGDILRVLERPEEQWWNAQNLEGRAGMIPVPYVEKYRPASPTSGGPGAGGPGGVGSVDGSSVQGPPLLDPSQYAQPTPLPNLQNGPVFARAIQKRVPNAYDKTALALEVGDMVKVTKINVNGQWEGECKGKRGHFPFTHVKLLDHNNPEDEVS; encoded by the exons ATGGCCGGAAATTTTGACGCAGAGGACCGTGCAAGTTGGTACTGGGGTAGATTAAGTAGACAGGAGGCAGTTTCACTTTTACAAGGACAGAGACACGGAGTGTTTTTGGTGAGAGACTCAATTACAAGTCCAGGCGACTACGTGCTGTCAGTTTCAGAGAATTCCAAAGTCTCGCATTACATAATCAACAGCATCAGCAACAACCGGCAGTCTGGCGCAG gCCAGGCGCCTCCACAGTTCCGCATAGGGGACCAGGAGTTTGACGCCCTCCACTCGCTGCTGGAGTTCTACAAGATCCACTACCTGGACACCACCACTCTGATAGAGCCCATCAACAAGGCCAAACACTCTTTCTTGGTCAGCGCAGGTGCTGGCGGCCCGCCGCAGCGGCTGGAGAACGAGTATGTCCGTGCCGTCTTTGATTTCCCAGGCAACGACGATGAGGACCTTCCTTTCAGAAAGGGCGACATCCTGCGGGTCCTGGAGAGGCCTGAGGAGCAGTGGTGGAATGCTCAGAATTTAGAGGGGCGTGCCGGGATGATCCCTGTGCCCTACGTGGAGAAGTACCGACCGGCCTCTCCCACCTCGGGGGGCCCTGGAGCAGGGGGTCCCGGTGGGGTGGGCTCTGTAGATGGCTCCAGTGTTCAGGGCCCTCCTCTGCTAGACCCGAGCCAGTACGCCCAGCCCACACCTCTGCCCAACCTGCAGAACGGACCCGTCTTTGCCAGGGCCATCCAGAAGAGGGTGCCCAATGCCTATGACAAGACCGCCCTTGCCTTAGAG GTGGGCGACATGGTGAAGGTGACAAAGATCAACGTGAACGGCCAGTGGGAGGGCGAGTGCAAGGGCAAGCGCGGCCACTTCCCCTTCACCCACGTTAAGCTGCTGGACCATAATAACCCAGAGGACGAGGTGAGCTGA
- the LOC139383185 gene encoding 14-3-3 protein epsilon-like isoform X3: MGDRDDLVYQAKLAEQAERYDEMVESMKRVAGLDVELTVEERNLLSVAYKNVIGARRASWRIISSIEQREENKGGEDKLKMIREYRQTVENELKSICNDILDVLDKHLIPAANTGESKVFYYKMKGDYHRYLAEFATGNDRKEAAENSLVAYKAASDIAMIELPPTHPIRLGLALNFSVFYYEILNSPDRACRLAKAAFDDAIAELDTLSEESYKDSTLIMQLLRDNLTLWTSDMQGDES; the protein is encoded by the exons ATGGGCGACCGTGACGATTTAGTATATCAGGCAAAACTCGCCGAGCAGGCGGAAAGATATGACG AAATGGTGGAGTCCATGAAGAGAGTGGCCGGGTTGGATGTGGAACTAACAGTCGAGGAGCGAAACCTACTATCAGTGGCCTACAAAAATGTCATTGGGGCGAGGAGAGCATCATGGAGGATAATCAGCAGTATTGAACAAAGGGAAGAAAACAAGGGCGGAGAAGACAAATTGAAAATGATCCGGGAATACAGGCAAACG GTTGAGAATGAGCTGAAGTCAATCTGTAATGACATTCTTGATGTACTGGACAAGCACCTTATTCCAGCTGCTAACACGGGAGAGTCCAAGGTCTTCTACTACAAAAT GAAAGGCGATTACCACAGGTATCTGGCTGAGTTTGCCACCGGGAATGACCGGAAGGAGGCTGCAGAGAACAGTTTGGTCGCCTACAAAGCTGCTAGCGACATCGCCATGATCGAACTGCCACCGACACACCCCATTCGCCTAGGCCTCGCTCTTAACTTCTCCGTATTTTACTATGAAATCCTCAATTCACCCGACCGCGCGTGCAG GTTGGCGAAGGCTGCGTTCGATGACGCCATCGCAGAGCTGGACACGCTGAGCGAAGAAAGCTACAAGGACTCCACACTAATCATGCAGTTGTTACGTGACAACCTGACACTATGGACTTCAGACATGCAGGGAGATG AGTCCTAA
- the LOC139383185 gene encoding 14-3-3 protein epsilon-like isoform X2, with protein MGDRDDLVYQAKLAEQAERYDEMVESMKRVAGLDVELTVEERNLLSVAYKNVIGARRASWRIISSIEQREENKGGEDKLKMIREYRQTVENELKSICNDILDVLDKHLIPAANTGESKVFYYKMKGDYHRYLAEFATGNDRKEAAENSLVAYKAASDIAMIELPPTHPIRLGLALNFSVFYYEILNSPDRACRLAKAAFDDAIAELDTLSEESYKDSTLIMQLLRDNLTLWTSDMQGDGEEQNKEALQDVEDEPQ; from the exons ATGGGCGACCGTGACGATTTAGTATATCAGGCAAAACTCGCCGAGCAGGCGGAAAGATATGACG AAATGGTGGAGTCCATGAAGAGAGTGGCCGGGTTGGATGTGGAACTAACAGTCGAGGAGCGAAACCTACTATCAGTGGCCTACAAAAATGTCATTGGGGCGAGGAGAGCATCATGGAGGATAATCAGCAGTATTGAACAAAGGGAAGAAAACAAGGGCGGAGAAGACAAATTGAAAATGATCCGGGAATACAGGCAAACG GTTGAGAATGAGCTGAAGTCAATCTGTAATGACATTCTTGATGTACTGGACAAGCACCTTATTCCAGCTGCTAACACGGGAGAGTCCAAGGTCTTCTACTACAAAAT GAAAGGCGATTACCACAGGTATCTGGCTGAGTTTGCCACCGGGAATGACCGGAAGGAGGCTGCAGAGAACAGTTTGGTCGCCTACAAAGCTGCTAGCGACATCGCCATGATCGAACTGCCACCGACACACCCCATTCGCCTAGGCCTCGCTCTTAACTTCTCCGTATTTTACTATGAAATCCTCAATTCACCCGACCGCGCGTGCAG GTTGGCGAAGGCTGCGTTCGATGACGCCATCGCAGAGCTGGACACGCTGAGCGAAGAAAGCTACAAGGACTCCACACTAATCATGCAGTTGTTACGTGACAACCTGACACTATGGACTTCAGACATGCAGGGAGATG GTGAAGAACAGAACAAAGAGGCGCTGCAAGATGTGGAGGATGAGCCCCAGTGA
- the LOC139383185 gene encoding 14-3-3 protein epsilon-like isoform X1 — MGDRDDLVYQAKLAEQAERYDEMVESMKRVAGLDVELTVEERNLLSVAYKNVIGARRASWRIISSIEQREENKGGEDKLKMIREYRQTVENELKSICNDILDVLDKHLIPAANTGESKVFYYKMKGDYHRYLAEFATGNDRKEAAENSLVAYKAASDIAMIELPPTHPIRLGLALNFSVFYYEILNSPDRACRLAKAAFDDAIAELDTLSEESYKDSTLIMQLLRDNLTLWTSDMQGDAGEEQNKEALQDVEDEPQ; from the exons ATGGGCGACCGTGACGATTTAGTATATCAGGCAAAACTCGCCGAGCAGGCGGAAAGATATGACG AAATGGTGGAGTCCATGAAGAGAGTGGCCGGGTTGGATGTGGAACTAACAGTCGAGGAGCGAAACCTACTATCAGTGGCCTACAAAAATGTCATTGGGGCGAGGAGAGCATCATGGAGGATAATCAGCAGTATTGAACAAAGGGAAGAAAACAAGGGCGGAGAAGACAAATTGAAAATGATCCGGGAATACAGGCAAACG GTTGAGAATGAGCTGAAGTCAATCTGTAATGACATTCTTGATGTACTGGACAAGCACCTTATTCCAGCTGCTAACACGGGAGAGTCCAAGGTCTTCTACTACAAAAT GAAAGGCGATTACCACAGGTATCTGGCTGAGTTTGCCACCGGGAATGACCGGAAGGAGGCTGCAGAGAACAGTTTGGTCGCCTACAAAGCTGCTAGCGACATCGCCATGATCGAACTGCCACCGACACACCCCATTCGCCTAGGCCTCGCTCTTAACTTCTCCGTATTTTACTATGAAATCCTCAATTCACCCGACCGCGCGTGCAG GTTGGCGAAGGCTGCGTTCGATGACGCCATCGCAGAGCTGGACACGCTGAGCGAAGAAAGCTACAAGGACTCCACACTAATCATGCAGTTGTTACGTGACAACCTGACACTATGGACTTCAGACATGCAGGGAGATG CAGGTGAAGAACAGAACAAAGAGGCGCTGCAAGATGTGGAGGATGAGCCCCAGTGA